In Pan troglodytes isolate AG18354 chromosome 20, NHGRI_mPanTro3-v2.0_pri, whole genome shotgun sequence, the genomic window TGTCAGCCGGGTCTCCTGGGACATGCGGGATGTCCTGGGGTGACCTAAGACTCTCTAGAGGAAATACCAGCTgtctttattctgtttgtagAGGACCAAGCTGGAGCTTGGTATACAGTGGGAACTGAATCCTGGTATACAGTAGGAAGTTAATCATTGGAGCCGCTGTTGTGGCTGCTTTCCGCTCTGCTTAGGTTAGAGTAGCGACAGACAAAGGAGGGACTTTTGGGACAGAGGCTCGGTCCCCTTCTGTCCGGCTGGCCCCTCTTCCTGGGAGCAGCCCTGGGGACCCCCAAGATGCCCCCAGGACCGGTCTCCCTCCCTGTATCCTCCCCATCTCCCAGCATCCTTGGCCATGAAGGTTCATTCCTGCCAGCCCTGCCCTGACATGCCTCTGCCAGGTCCTAAACCTAAAGTCTCAGTGGTCGctctcctctccccaaccccacctcccacctctgaCCGTCTGCGCACTCCATCTGCGTCTCCCCAGAATCTGCCTCTGCTCCGTGCTTCTTCCTCAGCCCCCAGCCTGGGCCAGCCCTTGTTATCACCTGGCTTCTGCCCTCGCCCCCACCTCTGTCCCAACAGTGGCCTGACAGGGCtgccctctgccacctgggttcccACCTCCCTGCTCCAGCCCCACCAGTGGCCCTCCTGCCTCTGCACTCCCCACCCTGTCCCGGTCTCCCCCAACACAACCAGGCTTCAACCATTCACCTTGCTCTTCGTCTGTCCTCCCCTGGTAAGGGCAGGGACCTTTGTCTCCTCCACAGTCGTGTCCTCAGGGTCCAGCATGGGGCCAGGCATATAGTAGGCGCTTGGTGGCAAATGACCCTGTGGGGTGCGGGGGCTGGTGGGAGCCGGTGGGTGGGCAGGGGGTGACAGAGGTAGCTTCTTTACAGAGCAGCTGGCTGCCGCCAAGGCCCAACAGGAGCAGGAGCTGGCGGCTGATGCCTTCAAGGAGCTGGATGATGACATGGACGGGACGTGAGTGTCCCCTAGTTGGAGCTGCCCACCCTTCCGTGGGCCTGGGTTTCCCTCCCCGCCACCCTCGCCTCTAGAAACCAGCCAGATCCTCCTTGGGTTCCCCCGGCGTGGGGTCCAGGCTGATCCCAAGCCCCGTGTGACCCCCCCTCTTACTCATGGATGGCCAGGTCCAGGATGCCCTGGGCGAGGAGATAGGGGGACCACCctctccccaggagctgggcacAGACCCTCAGCCTCAGGGAGTGTGTCTAGGCATCTAGTGATCGGATGGCTTTTCCCAGCCCCACTACGCTCTGGGGAAAGCCAGACCTGGGTTCGAATCCTGGCTGTGCCTCTGAGCTTGCTGGGTTACCTGGTGGAGGGTGGACTTTTGGGGGCTGAGAGGCACACGGGGAGCCTAGGAGATGTCGGATGCCAAGGAGCAGGGGGCTTCAGAGGGACCAAATGGGCAGAATGGGCAAGGGTGGGGGTGGGCTTTGCTGGGTGGGGGACCAAGGCAGATGGCAGCTTCAATGTGCCGGGTCCTGGGGTGGAAGGAGGTGCCACCTGGGTGAGTTGGTAGAGAGGTCATCGGACATTTGGGGGTCCAGGTATCTCCCAGTCCCACCCCTTACTTTGAGCTCCTTTGGGGTCATGGAGTCctgaggagggggcaggagggtgGGGAGGCCCCTACACCTTGAGGTCCTGAAGCAAGTTCCAGGGTGGGGCCCTGCAGGGAAGAACAGGTGGGCCACATGGTGCCCCCAGCTGAGAGCCACTGGGGCCTCACTCCTCCAGTCTGCTTCTGCCACGCCCCCGCAGGGTCTCGGTGACTGAGCTGCAGACTCACCCGGAGCTGGACACAGATGGGGATGGGGCGTTGTCAGAAGCAGAAGCTCAGGTACCCCCGGCTGCCCCTTGGCTGGGGACTTCTAGGGAGCATTGCCCCAGGGTGACCTCAGGGCACAGGAGGGGGACCAAGGAAAGCTCCTTGCTGGCCTGGGATGCCTCCTCTGGGTGAGCTGGGATGGCAGCCACTCAGGGCCGCTTCCCGCCTGGCAGGACCCGGGATGGAGCCAGGTCGGGCTGGAGCCCGTTTCCCTGCACCTGCCCCCACTCTACCCGCTGTTGAGCACCCAAtccccttcctcccccacccctgtCCTGCCCtattcccctcctcccccacaccCTCGTCCCCTGTCTGTCTCCTTTCCtatcctcctccttccctgtgGCCCCCGGCTTCTGGCCTCCCTTCTCTGCCCACCCCTGGGTTTCTCCCACTCCATCTGCAGCCTGGGCCTTGGCCTCTCCCTTGGAGGGCCTGGCCCTCTCTGGTCCTGggctctctcttcctccatctgTACGTCCGTTTGTCCATctgcttctctctttctgtctcagtGCCCCCAACCATTCCAGCCCCCggcctcttcctcccctcccacaGGCCTGTGCTGCCCCCTCCTGGCCGCAGTGCCTCACTGGCGTGGCCCTGGCCTGGTCATCAGGGCCCGGGGCCCAGCCCTCCCGTGCCTGGCACCGCAGCCCGGGTGCCTGGGGTGGCCGAGATGGGGGACACGTGGTGGCCTAGATCTTGacaccacccccaacacacacaggcCCTCCTCAGTGGGGACACACAGACAGACGCCACCTCTTTCTACGACCGCGTCTGGGCCGCCATCAGGGACAAGTACCGGTCCGAGGTCagtggaggagaagggaggggactTGGTCCTCCCCCCAcactgcccccaccccgcctCACAAGGGAGCTGCCTCCGGTTCTGGCACCTGGCCACCCTGGCCAGCTGGGTGGCCCCAGCACGCCCCACCGAGACCCCCCCACCCCAGCTGTCGGTCCTCCCTGCAGGCCCCGCAGGAGGGGCAGAGACACCGAGGCTGCCCCTTGGGCTGTGGTGTGAGCCTGAGGGTGTGGGTGGACCCTGAGTCCACAGCACCGACCGCACCGCTCGCCCACCAGGCACTGCCCACCGACCTTCCAGCACCTTCTGCCCCTGACTTGACGGAGCCCAAGGAGGAGCAGCCGCCAGTGCCCTCGTCGCccacagaggaggaggaggaggaggaggaggaagaagaggaggctgaagaagaggaggaggaggaggattccGAGGTGCAGGGGGAGCAGCCCAAGGTCCGTGTTTGGGGGAGAAGTGGAGACAgagagggtgggggaagggctACTCACTGACCCTGCCCCTTCCCCAGGAGGCCCCACCGCCACTGTCACCCCcgcagccggccagccctgctgaGGAAGACAAAATGCCGCCCTACGACGAGCAGACACAGGCCTTCATCGATGGTGAGGGTGGGCGGGGGCCAGGCTCCTCGGGTGGGCCCAGCGTTTCCTGCCGTGGTGGCACAGGTCGAGGAAAGATCCTGAACTTAGACCCTGCTCTGACTCGGCCAGCACAAGCCCCAGTATCTTGGGGAGTCCAGGAAGGGGGCCTAGGGTAAGCCAGTCCCACCCTCGCCAGCCCCAAGGGGCCCTTCTGCCTCCCCAAGGGCCGCAGCTTGTTTGTGTCACTCCTGGCCCCACTCGCTCAGGAGCTGGGAGCCTGGGCAGCAAGTCGTGGCTGCTCTATAGCTGGTGAGGCCCTCAAGGCTGTCGGGGTGAAGTCCTTGGCCAGAGCAAAATGAGGGTATGGGAGCACACAGCCACATCCATGGAACCCCGTTCCCCATCCTCCTGGATGGGGTTGAGGACATCTCTGACCTCCAACCCCTctcccagctgcccaggaggccCGCAACAAGTTCGAGGAGGCTGAGCGGTCGCTGAAGGACATGGAGGAGTCCATCAGGTAGCGGGGGCTGAGGAGCGGGGACACCTGTCCCACAGCGCCTGCTCCTTGGCTCCCAGGGGAGCTGGTGATGGGGAATCACTGAGGCAACCACAGGCTGGGCCTGGTCCCTGCAGGGAGGGTCcctgggaggtggcagggaggacagcctgggcaccattgctCAGCCAGACCCTCCTGTGTCTGTCGTCCTGGGTCAGGCACTGGCGTCCCCAGCTGCCCCTTAACCGCTCCGCCTCCCCTTCCAGGAACCTGGAGCAAGAGATTTCTTTTGACTTTGGCCCCAACGGGGAGTTTGCTTACCTGTACAGCCAGTGCTACGAGCTCACCACCAACGAGTGCGTCCCAGGAGTGCAGGGGCCCCCACTGGCAGGGTGGGAGGCGGGTGGCCCCGGAAGTGGCACCGGCAGTTTCTTGATGGTTGGGGAACCATCTGCGGGTGGGGCCCGAGAGTGCTGCCTTCCATATTGAGGGGGAGCAGAAGCCAGGGGCCAGGCTTAGGGTTGGCCATTGGAGTTGGAGGTGCCCTGTGTGTGGGGACTGGAGGAGGCGGTGGGGGGTGGCTGTGGGAGGAGGCTGGAATCCCCACGTCCCCCAACCCACATGTCCCGGTCCTCCACAGATACGTCTACCGCCTCTGCCCCTTCAAGCTTGTCTCGCAGAAACCCAAACTCGGGGGCTCTCCCACCAGCCTCGGGTGAGTGGCTTGGGCTGGccccttccctctgcctcctcctggtgCCCCGACACCGGCCCAGCCCTCAGCACCCTGTGTCTCTCACAGCACCTGGGGTTCATGGGTTGGCCCCGACCACGACAAGTTCAGTGCCATGAAGTATGAGCAAGGCACGGGCTGCTGGCAGGGCCCCAACCGCTCCACCACCGTGAGTGCCTGCAAGGCAGGGGAGCTGGGGCGGGGAGACCCAGGCCTGGCCCAGCCGAACCCTCTCGAGCACCCGTCTCCCCATCCCCAGGTGCGCCTCCTGTGCGGGAAAGAGACCATGGTGACCAGCACCACAGAGCCCAGTCGCTGCGAGTACCTCATGGAGCTGATGACGCCAGCCGCCTGCCCGGAGCCACCGCCTGAAGCACCCACCGAAGACGACCATGACGAGCTCTAGCTGGATGGGCGCAGAGGTGGGCGGGGAGGTGGAGTCTCGTCGGCCTGCCCCAGCAAGGGGAGGCGGCGGGCCCTGAGGAAGATGGACCCACATGGCCACTCTATCAACCTGTGTCCCCATGttccctgcttttttgttttgtttttttgaggtggagtctcactctttggcccaggctggagtgcagtgatgcgacctcagctgactgcaacctctacctcccgggttcaaacaattctcttgtctcagcctcccaagtagctgggattacaggtgtgcaccaccacgcctggctaatttttagtagagatggggtttcaccatgttggcctggatggtctcgaactcctgacctcagatgatccacctgccttggcctcccaaagtgctgggattacaggcatgagccaccacacccggccatctcctgcctttttttttttttggatggagtttcactcttgttgccgaggctggaatgtggaatgcaatggcgcgatctcggctcactgcaacctccacctcctgggtgcaagcaattctcctgtctcagcctcctgagtaattgggactacaggcgccgccaccatgcctggctaatttttttgtatttttagtagagatggggtttcactgtgttaaccaggttggtctccatctcctgacctcgtgatccaccctcctcagcctcccaaagtgctgggattacaggcgtgagctaccatgtctggccatcccctgctttttaaaaaaagatttttttacttttgaaaataaataggccaggcgtcgtggctcacatctgtaatcccagcactttgggaggctgaggtgggcggatcacttgaggtcaggaggttgagaccagcctgaccaacatggtaaaaccccatctctactaaaaatacaaaaaaattagctgggtgtggtggtaggtgcctgtagttccagctgctcaagaggctgaagcacaagaatcacttgaacccaggaggtagaggttggagtgagccaagatcatgctactgcactctccagcctgggctacagagtgagactctcaaaaaaaaaaaaagagaaaatagacaaGGTCTCCAGGCTggtcaactcctggcctcaaatgatcctcccacctcagcctcccaagcagctgggactacaggcaaacatcaccatgtccagctgtcCCCAGCTTTCTAATCTGGTCTTTCTCTTGCCCCAGAACCTCAAGAAGGCATGAAGCCAGCCCCTGCAGTGCCGTCCACCCGCCCCTCTGTCTGGGCCTGCCTGTGGCTCTGTTGCCCTCCTCTGTGGCGGCAGGACCTTTGTGGGGCTTCGTGCCCTGCTCTGGGGCCCAGGCGGGGCTGGTCCACATTCCCAGGCCCCAACAGCCTCCAAAGATGGGTAAAGGAGCTTGCCCTCCCTGGGCCCCCCACCTTGGTGACTcgccccaccacccccagccctgtcCCTGCCACCCCTCCTAGTGGGGACTAGTGAATAACTTGACCTGTGACCTCAGTACAATAAATGTGATCCCCCACCCAAACTTGTCTGTGTCTGCCTCGCTTTGCTGGGGTGTGGACCGGGGTGTGGGCAGGGGTTGAGCGCAGGGGACGCAGCTTTCTGCAGatcccacccaggcctcccccaCCATCTGGGGATCACTCCTGAAGATACCAGATGGATGGACCCTGGACCATTTCTGTCTTGAGCATCCATCCGGGCCTGTGTCCCACCTTCCCTGGGTCTCATTTGTGCTCTGTGGAGGCCAAGGGTTCCCTCCCGGGCCGAAGCCCCTGCTGCAGACAGACCCAGGCCCAGAGAAGGACGGGGGCCTGGGCGCCACTACACAGGCTGCTCCTGCGTGCTCCCCGCGCAACGGTGCAGAGATCACCCAAGGCCTTAAGATTCTGAACTTTTATTTTCTGGCATGAAAAGTACAAATAATTAAACAATTCCATGTAAAAGTCTGTTACCGCGGCCAGGCCTGTGATCCCGGTAATAAATAGTCTAAACGCAACGCGAAGTGttcttgttgggtttttttttttttttttttgtcttttgttttgtctttttttttttttttttttttttacagttttttatcACCTCCAACATGGACTCTGTCGTGATTTGAAACCTTCCGAATAAATAACAGGATGAAGGGAGGGGTGGAGGGGCTGAGCCCCCTCCCCCCTGGCCTGGCCCCTGCCCCCCAGGGACGTGGAAGCCCCAAGTCCCCCTCGCCTGGGAGCCCCGGCCTGGCCCCCTGCGGGGAGGGGCTGGCCTCCAGGGAGGGGGCCTGGCTGGGCTGagttttgtgttttagaaaaagaAGTCCCCTCCCAGTCTTGGGGGTGGCAGGGGCCTAGGCctcggtggggggggggggtgtggggAGGTGCCCCCTCTCTGGAGCCTGGCCCCCCCCAGGGTGGGGGACAAACCCAGCCCTTATTGCTCGGACGCCCTGCTGCAAGCTTCCCACGCGGACGTGCGTGTTCCCGAATGCAGAGGGCGGAGGGGAGAGAGCCCCAAGAGACAGCAGGGGAGAGGGGTCCCTGCCCTGCtgcaggggagaggagagagggcagGGAGGACTTAAAACCACGAGAATAAATAGGTTCGTGTATCAAGAACAAGCTAGGGATTTCACCAGCTAAATAGGACTGAAAAAATTCTCAAGACAAGAGCAAAAAGAATCCCATTGATGACCTGGACGTCGCTGGCCGTGGGGACTGCCCCGCAGAGCACATGCCCCCGCGTGCCACTCGGCTACCATTactgttattaataattattattactttaatgaTTCCACTTCcccttttataaataaattaggcATAACCATGTCTCGGCAAAActtaaagaaacaaagagaacatTGTCGTTCCTTTAACTTGCAAACCGGATGAAGTAACAGAAATATACACGGATGTCCTTACAGGGCAACGAGGAGAATAAATAGTTAACATAGCAATAAGTTAAAACTACAAGAAGCTAAATTCAGCAAAAAAGTACAAGAAAGTTAACTGGTGCcagtttatgtctttttttttttccttttttttttttttaaatctcttctgtgtgttttctttttttgttgctttttttcctcttctgtttgtgtttttttgtcgcttttttgattttttttcttttttgttccttgCAGCAGAAGCTCCACAGACGTTTAATAACAACAccgggaggggtgggggagagagagctgGACAGTCAGATGGGGGCGCCATAGCCAGACACCAAACGTGGGGACACCGGGGGAGGGGGGGGGAAGGCAACTTAACTATAGCTAAAGTCGGGGTTTTGCAATTCTCAGTTCCGATGGGGCCGCTGAGTGGGGTGGGGAGCGGTGCGAGGGCTCCCAGGGGCTCCGGCCTGTGGCTtctgttggaatttttttttttttaaagaaagaaaactagggCGATGCAATGTCCAAACAGAAGCCGGGGGCCGGGGCTCGAGATCGGGGGCTGTGTCCACTGCAATCTGGAAAGACGAAAAACCCAACAAACCGAAAGGGGATAGGTAGGTGACAAGTGGACGGGAAAGGAGTGTGGGGCTGGGCCTTTGGGCCCATCCACCCCACCCTGGGCCTGGCGGGGAGTGCCGGGGTCTTGCTGCCGGGGAGGCCCAGTCCTGGTGGGGGAGGCTCAGGGCTGGGCCTCTCCCTCAGCTGCGTGGGCCAAGGCCTCGGCCCAGGGGGAGGTTGAGCCCCGGGGACAGGGGTGTCCTTTGGCCTCAAGTGTTGTGTGGGGGGGGGCTGCCTCCAGCCCACCGTGACGCCAAGGTGGAACGAGGTATCGTGTGTCTCAATGCATGTGCGCTGCGTGTGCACGCCTGTGTTCGTGGGCGCCAAGGAGACCGCTGGGGGTCCAGGAGAGATCTCTGCAGAGAACCTGGGGGCCAGGGCGAGGGGGCCGAGAGGGTGAGGGAGCGTCTGGGGCGGGGTCTGGGGTGGgacctcctgcctgggcctgtgGGATGCTATGGGCATATGTCTGCGTGTTCCTGGGTGGTGTTTGTGTTTCTCCGTGACCTGGTGTCCAAATTTGATGTCCAAATATCTATTGCTACATTCACGTGTGCACGTGGACAGGTGGATGGATTCGTGTGCCCACATCTGTGGTCTGTGTCCACATGGACGTAGCCCCagcttctgtctctttctgtctatCCCTGTCCACGTGTCTGAGTTTGGCCAACCAGTCCCTTAACGTGTCTGGGGCATGTCGCTGTGTCCGTCTGCGTCTGTCCGTGTGTCCCCGTGGTGTGACTGTCTGCGTGGTTGTTTCTCTGTGTGGCCCCGTGGGCTGCCAGCCCCTAAGCCCTGCTCCCTgggccccccccacccccgccccagttGGTAAACATAACctgccaaaatattttctttttttttttttgtctttttttgtgtttttttttttcaagttcaaGAATCCCCAGTAAAAATTCTCCACGAGgtctttttccctttttacaaaaatagagtttttcttcccctcccaccccccctttttttttcattttgtttctgctTCCAGCCCCACTGCCTGCTCCCCCGCATTCCACCAGGGGGCACTGGGCCGGGGGTGCCCACACCCCTCCTCACGGTTCGCTTTTTTGGGGATTTTTAAACCTGTTCCTCCTACCCCAGGCCCCACCTAGGTGCTGGGGAGGCCTGGGCAAGGGGGTCTGGGAGGGCACCCCCTGGAGCCCCCCAAGCCATCCCATCGGGGGTGGtcgagggtgggggtgggggcacatCTCTGCATTCTTTTTAGccgaaaaaagaaacaaaaaccttcaCCATGAACCAAACCAAGACGAGAGAGTGAACAGCccagcctggggtgggggcaggaggatgGGGCGGGGGATCCCCGGGCACCCCCCCAATTCCCTGCAGACCCTCCCACCCCAGAGTGCTCACCCTGTGGCTTCCGCAGGGACGTGGGGCCCTCGCGTCGTCCGTGGGGCTGCCTGTGCTGTCTCTCTTgggccccttctctctctctctctctctctctttctctctctctctctctctgctgcccggggagggggtgggagggcaggCGGGGTGGGCTCACGCCTTGTGCTGTTTGCTGGTCTTGAAGGAGACCTGCAGCACGCGCTCGCCCAGGCGATAGCCGTTCAGGCTGGCGATGGCCATGGCCGCCTCGTCATAGTTGGTCATGGTCACGAAGCCGAAACCCTTGCACTTGTTGGTGGTGAAATCACGGATGACCTTGACGTTGGTGACTGCCCCAAAAGGCCCGAACAGCTGCCACAGCACGCTCTCGTCTGCCTCCGGTGACAGGTTGTACACGAAGATGCACCAGCCGGCGCCCGCCGCGCCCCCCGACAGGCCCACGCCCGCCAGGCCGCTCATACCATCGATGGCGATCGGCGAGAACCTGGCGATGAGCGACAGGGGACTACTTTGGGGGTCACGCGGGCTCTGCCCTGACCCCCCGCATGCTTCTGACCCCGTTGTGACCCTTCACACCTTTATGACCCCTGACTGTGCCATGACCTTGGAATGGTGTGACCCCtgcaatgcaatttttttttttagagacacggtgtcgctctgtcacccaggctggagtgcagtggtgcaatcatggctcactgcagctttgacctcctgggctcaagcaagcctcccgcctcagcctcctgagcagctgggactgtaggcaggcaccctcacacccagct contains:
- the PRKCSH gene encoding glucosidase 2 subunit beta isoform X1, producing MLLPLLLLLPMCWAVEVKRPRGVSLTNHHFYDESKPFTCLDGSATIPFDQVNDDYCDCKDGSDEPGTAACPNGSFHCTNTGYKPLYIPSNRVNDGVCDCCDGTDEYNSGVICENTCKEKGRKERESLQQMAEVTREGFRLKKILIEDWKKAREEKQKKLIELQAGKKSLEDQVEMLRTVKEEAEKPEREAKEQHQKLWEEQLAAAKAQQEQELAADAFKELDDDMDGTVSVTELQTHPELDTDGDGALSEAEAQALLSGDTQTDATSFYDRVWAAIRDKYRSEALPTDLPAPSAPDLTEPKEEQPPVPSSPTEEEEEEEEEEEEAEEEEEEEDSEVQGEQPKEAPPPLSPPQPASPAEEDKMPPYDEQTQAFIDAAQEARNKFEEAERSLKDMEESIRNLEQEISFDFGPNGEFAYLYSQCYELTTNEYVYRLCPFKLVSQKPKLGGSPTSLGTWGSWVGPDHDKFSAMKYEQGTGCWQGPNRSTTVRLLCGKETMVTSTTEPSRCEYLMELMTPAACPEPPPEAPTEDDHDEL
- the PRKCSH gene encoding glucosidase 2 subunit beta isoform X2, translating into MLLPLLLLLPMCWAVEVKRPRGVSLTNHHFYDESKPFTCLDGSATIPFDQVNDDYCDCKDGSDEPGTAACPNGSFHCTNTGYKPLYIPSNRVNDGVCDCCDGTDEYNSGVICENTCKEKGRKERESLQQMAEVTREGFRLKKILIEDWKKAREEKQKKLIELQAGKKSLEDQVEMLRTVKEEAEKPEREAKEQHQKLWEEQLAAAKAQQEQELAADAFKELDDDMDGTVSVTELQTHPELDTDGDGALSEAEAQALLSGDTQTDATSFYDRVWAAIRDKYRSEALPTDLPAPSAPDLTEPKEEQPPVPSSPTEEEEEEEEEEEEAEEEEEEEDSEEAPPPLSPPQPASPAEEDKMPPYDEQTQAFIDAAQEARNKFEEAERSLKDMEESIRNLEQEISFDFGPNGEFAYLYSQCYELTTNEYVYRLCPFKLVSQKPKLGGSPTSLGTWGSWVGPDHDKFSAMKYEQGTGCWQGPNRSTTVRLLCGKETMVTSTTEPSRCEYLMELMTPAACPEPPPEAPTEDDHDEL
- the LOC107969667 gene encoding basic proline-rich protein-like → MWAHESIHLSTCTRECSNRYLDIKFGHQVTEKHKHHPGTRRHMPIASHRPRQEVPPQTPPQTLPHPLGPLALAPRFSAEISPGPPAVSLAPTNTGVHTQRTCIETHDTSFHLGVTVGWRQPPPTQHLRPKDTPVPGAQPPPGPRPWPTQLRERPSPEPPPPGLGLPGSKTPALPARPRVGWMGPKAQPHTPFPSTCHLPIPFRFVGFFVFPDCSGHSPRSRAPAPGFCLDIASP